Proteins from one Lacrimispora sphenoides genomic window:
- a CDS encoding VOC family protein translates to MKRSMMQAYVTRSDEAVALYQKAFDAALISSYPNSDGTFYHAELDIQGEILAVAERNSEFAIIGEETITGNVMQFCLHYGEGNEDKVRKAYEILKTDAKILMPLAPCEFSSLMTDFIDKYGVRWCLFV, encoded by the coding sequence ATGAAAAGGTCAATGATGCAGGCATATGTTACAAGAAGCGATGAAGCTGTAGCTCTTTATCAAAAGGCTTTTGATGCTGCTCTTATCAGCAGCTATCCAAATAGCGATGGAACATTTTATCATGCCGAGCTTGACATTCAGGGAGAAATACTGGCTGTGGCAGAAAGAAACTCAGAATTTGCCATAATCGGCGAAGAAACGATTACAGGCAATGTCATGCAGTTCTGTCTGCATTATGGAGAAGGAAATGAAGATAAGGTGAGAAAAGCATATGAAATACTGAAAACGGATGCTAAAATTCTTATGCCGCTTGCGCCATGCGAATTCAGTTCTCTGATGACAGATTTTATTGACAAATATGGAGTCAGGTGGTGTTTATTTGTTTAA
- a CDS encoding TIGR03943 family putative permease subunit, with the protein MSNTGKMEDDFMPVFLINGFLEAGKTQFLQFTMEQDYFQSDEKTLLIVCEDGETEYDQALLKRTRTAGVFIESIEELNPDRLLELELLYNPERVLIEWNGMWNLDELKLPDDWRIYQQITLIDMSTFELYSANMKPLLYSMVRNSEMVICNRCDGIEDLSGYRRTLKAMCPKGEIVFEDSEGEVNEIPEEDLPYDMGADVVSISPEAYGIWYLDCMERRDRYEGKTVEFTAMVLKTPDFPKNYFVPGRMAMTCCEDDMTFLGFVTKAREAKELETKQWVRVKAKIAYEFWRDYEGEGPVLYAESVVPAQPIKGFVQF; encoded by the coding sequence ATGAGCAACACAGGTAAAATGGAAGACGACTTTATGCCGGTATTCCTCATAAATGGATTTTTGGAAGCTGGAAAAACCCAGTTCCTTCAGTTCACAATGGAGCAGGATTATTTTCAGTCTGACGAGAAGACTCTGCTGATTGTTTGTGAAGACGGTGAAACTGAATATGATCAGGCCCTGTTAAAGCGCACCAGGACAGCTGGAGTGTTTATAGAAAGCATAGAGGAACTGAACCCTGACAGACTATTGGAGCTGGAACTGCTTTATAATCCGGAGCGGGTTTTAATCGAGTGGAATGGAATGTGGAATCTGGATGAGCTAAAGCTTCCTGATGATTGGAGAATCTATCAGCAGATTACCCTGATCGATATGTCCACCTTTGAATTGTATTCTGCCAATATGAAACCTTTGCTGTATTCCATGGTCCGTAATTCTGAGATGGTTATTTGCAACCGCTGCGACGGAATCGAAGATTTATCCGGCTACCGGCGGACCCTAAAGGCCATGTGCCCCAAGGGAGAGATCGTATTTGAAGATTCTGAGGGAGAGGTCAATGAGATCCCGGAGGAAGATCTGCCTTATGATATGGGAGCAGACGTAGTGAGCATTTCACCGGAAGCCTATGGGATCTGGTATCTTGATTGTATGGAAAGACGGGACCGTTATGAGGGAAAGACTGTGGAATTTACCGCTATGGTTTTGAAAACTCCTGATTTCCCCAAAAATTATTTTGTGCCGGGACGTATGGCAATGACCTGCTGCGAGGATGATATGACCTTTTTAGGCTTTGTCACCAAGGCAAGGGAAGCCAAAGAGCTGGAAACAAAACAATGGGTCCGTGTCAAGGCAAAGATTGCATATGAGTTCTGGAGAGATTATGAAGGAGAGGGCCCCGTATTGTATGCGGAGTCTGTGGTCCCGGCTCAGCCGATTAAGGGATTTGTGCAGTTTTAG
- a CDS encoding CobW family GTP-binding protein, with the protein MTKIDIISGFLGAGKTTFIKKLLQEAIAGEQVVLIENEFGEIGIDGGFLKDAGVEIREMNSGCICCSLVGDFGKSLEEVLTKYHPDRVIIEPSGVGKLSDVMKAVIDVASDVEVTLNSAVTIVDAQKCRMYRKNFGEFFNNQIENAGTIVLSRTDIAPADKVEQALQIIRELNPKASVVTTPCDELSGKQLLEIIEKPDTMAEDLMEELKEHRHHQEEGCGCGGHHHDHEESECGCGGHHHDHEESECGCGGHHHDHEESECGCGGHHHDHHHEHGEECGCGGHHHDHEESECGCGGHHHDHEESECGCGGHHHDHHHEHGEECGCGHDHDHHADEVFSSWGLENVAPMSKEELDKILDELAYGDSFGDVLRAKGMIPGEEKGAWHYFDLVPEQYEIRNGAPEYTGKVCVIGANLKEEELKKSFER; encoded by the coding sequence ATGACAAAAATTGATATTATATCCGGTTTCCTTGGAGCCGGGAAAACAACTTTTATTAAGAAGCTGCTGCAGGAAGCCATAGCCGGAGAGCAGGTTGTCCTGATTGAAAATGAATTTGGTGAGATCGGTATTGACGGAGGTTTTTTAAAGGATGCGGGGGTTGAGATCCGGGAGATGAATTCCGGCTGTATCTGCTGCTCACTGGTAGGCGATTTCGGCAAATCTCTTGAGGAAGTGCTGACAAAGTACCATCCGGACCGTGTGATCATTGAGCCGTCAGGCGTGGGAAAGCTATCTGATGTGATGAAAGCGGTTATTGACGTTGCTTCTGATGTGGAGGTGACCTTAAACAGTGCGGTCACCATCGTGGATGCGCAGAAGTGCAGGATGTATAGAAAGAATTTCGGAGAGTTTTTCAATAACCAGATCGAAAATGCAGGAACTATCGTATTAAGCCGTACCGATATTGCTCCAGCCGACAAGGTGGAACAGGCACTCCAGATCATTAGGGAGCTGAATCCAAAGGCGTCTGTGGTAACGACTCCCTGTGATGAATTGAGCGGAAAACAGCTTCTTGAGATTATAGAAAAACCGGATACCATGGCAGAGGATTTGATGGAAGAATTGAAAGAACACCGCCATCATCAGGAAGAGGGCTGCGGCTGCGGAGGCCACCATCATGACCATGAGGAGTCAGAATGCGGCTGCGGAGGCCACCATCATGACCATGAGGAGTCAGAATGCGGCTGCGGAGGCCACCATCATGACCATGAGGAATCAGAATGCGGCTGCGGAGGTCACCATCATGACCACCACCACGAGCATGGTGAGGAATGCGGCTGCGGAGGCCACCATCATGACCACGAAGAGTCAGAATGCGGCTGCGGAGGCCACCATCATGACCACGAAGAGTCAGAATGCGGCTGTGGAGGCCATCATCATGACCACCACCACGAGCATGGTGAGGAATGCGGCTGCGGCCATGATCATGACCATCATGCAGATGAAGTATTCAGCAGCTGGGGCCTTGAGAATGTGGCGCCTATGAGCAAAGAAGAGTTGGACAAGATTCTTGATGAACTGGCTTACGGAGATAGCTTTGGAGATGTACTTCGTGCCAAGGGGATGATTCCAGGTGAAGAAAAAGGTGCATGGCATTATTTTGATCTGGTGCCGGAGCAATACGAGATCCGAAACGGAGCGCCGGAATATACCGGAAAGGTATGCGTGATCGGAGCGAATTTAAAGGAAGAGGAACTTAAGAAATCCTTTGAAAGATAA